The nucleotide window TATAAACGTAAAAACAATTACATACCAGTAAATGGTCATGTTtccgaaaaaataaaattcagtttGCAGACGAGACAAACTCAATTGTGTAGTAGATCTACATTTTATGGAATaattaaaaagtgtttttagctaaaaactaaaatgttctAAAGTGAAATTGAGCATATAGCCATAATTGTATAAAACAGAAATAAGTAAATATCCGGTTTACGGTTCATGTTTCGATTCTAAAAATGGCAACTGTAATGAGGTGTtagaaaattgtgaacataGTATATATAGTCTTTAAAAGAACAGTTGACTGTGCGGTTACGACTCAAACCCGCATTAATTGATAATAAAAAGAGGCCCACAGATGCTTTAACTTGACCTTTATAAAGAAATCAgtgaaacaaaataatttatatgtatcaTCTATACGAGTATTGGACCACAAGTGCATTTTACAATtgtgaatttattatttatttaaacaactttCACTGGCAATTTTTTGTTGGATTTTCGTTGTGTGCAGAATTTATATAGTTTGATTTTTACTTAGTATCGACTGTCTTCTGCAAGGCTCATGTTAAGTCGAAAAGCCgttaaaattaacattaaacGTAAATAAAAGTGGTGCAAAACGTGATTATTTCTTTGAATTgtgtattaaattttaccatcatGCCGCACACTTTTGAGGGGTTTCAATAACACAAACTCGTATTTGGCTTACACTCTCCAAAAGCCTTTAATGTTGTGGCCAGTGATTGTAGTGCAATTACATACTTAATACAGTTCGACAAAACGACTGACTCCTTGTCTGCTTTTTGGTTTCTCGTTAttagttattgttgttgttttctgttGGCTTTACAATGTCAGAAAGTTTGCGTGGCTCCAAATCCTCCAGTTCGCGTAACAACAGCAGCAGTAGTGGCAATAGCAGTCATGGCAGAAATCATGACAGCATACCTCACAAATTCAGCAGTATTGTCAATAAGGTGGAgtccttaataaacaaaatgaattatgACAAACATAATCATACCAGTCGCAATGACGCCGATAAATACACCAGCTCTCACAAGGAAAGCAAACGAAAAGCTAAAATCAAACAGCAGGACTACAGACATAATAACAGATACGAGCACAGCGCGGCTTTGAATGGCAGCCAACGGACCACATCCATAGATTCTCTAAACAACCTTACAGATGTAGATGTGGATAGTTTCGATGATCATGATACGAATGATACCACAACTACCAATACGACTACAACTATAAATACATCAACAACCAATAACACTAACGACATATATTCCGATTCAGATGATGCAGAAATTGCTCATATAACAGGGACTACGTCCGTTCAAGTCCACAGACGCATTGAACTGGACCAGTTAACTGACGAGACTATACGTGAGTTTAATGAGCAGTGCTCTTCACTAAGTCACGATATGGAATTCTATAACTCATGGCAAAATGAAGAAGAACTGGAACAAGCAACCACTCTCAAGCAATCACAGGATGACATTTATGACGACTCTATTCAACATGAGTTCAATAGTTGCCCCCCCAACACTACAATTGATCAGCAAATCAACACTAAAGATGCCAACAATAACGAATGCTCTCCCTCGGAGGCTGACACACAAGACTGGCTGGACAAATTGAATGATGAAGTGAATGATGAAGAGCAAGTGGATAATCATCAGGAATGTAAAACGGAAACAAATATACCTTTAACCCACATACAACAGATTGTTAATAACATAGCACAGCAGCAAATTTGCCATTTGAAAGATTTACACATTaagcaaaatttaaatgaaattgaaattgacAATGCAACAATTGACGATTGCAGCATTAGTTTGAGCAACAGTCTTACCAACCAGACGGCGGCTGCAACAAATGGCAATGTGGCGAAAACCCGCCGTTCCAGCGTTGCCTCCAGTGGTTCAGTGGGACGCATGGAAACAATATTGGAGGAACCAACGGACTGTAAAATTTCTGTAAAGGAAATTTTACAGCGTTTTGAAACAATGAACAAAAATGAGGTACATTCCATTAGTACgagtatgtacatatgtatgtatgtactaacatacgtacattagggtggatcgatttttttaaacaaataatcgcagatattcaaaaatatgttgtatGTAGTGAGTGCTAGtgttcaattacaaaaattcttctgacattttaataaagttaaagGAAATGGTGAGCCGAATtgataaataaaagaaaaaagtccaGAATTATTATACTAGTTCACAATACATACCTGTTAActacttacaaaatatttttgaatttccacAAGGTCAAAATCTATTTTAGACCTAAGGTTTCTAGGGTAAACTTGCTAAGAATTCTTAGTAGAATCATTTCCCtttaattcattctaagataccgtttctcaaaatgtttgtcctggGTTCAGTATCTGGTgagttaatttttaatgttaatgttttttttttcatatttctcgcaaaggaaacatataaaatattgatatcATGTGAAAGGGCGCTTTCAATGCTATAtagatatttttgttaatgattttgtttcaacatataaaatattattatcatgTGAAAGGTCTTTGGAACGAACATTCAATGGCGTATCTTAAATTATCGTGTAagtcaaaaaatattagaacttttgtttaaattaatacgCTATATAAACCTCATATAATTTCACCGAAACGGTATTTGAATCTAgatcgatttttatttgaattttacgaaacttattttctttCCGATCTGATATATGTTCTAGatgcaaaatatttaactaaaatatctataaaattatAGAGAACAATAAATCTATgtcaacttttaaaaaaatttcaaatgtttgccaaaaattacaaaagttcgaatattttcgATAAAACACGAAAATACATACCTCATATAACATTGAAAGGGCccttcaaagacctttcacatGATATCAACATTTTATATGTTACTTATGCaaagaatatgaaaaaaataatcataaaaattaaatggtagTATTTTCTCAAACAaactaaacattaatttttatttttttctacacaaaaacgGGGACACCCTACTATACATACAtagttataaatatattaataaattactaAATCGACCaataaattgaacaaaaacaataaattgttcAATGAAAAGCCAAATAGACTAACTacctttttacacaaaaactttattgtgctttattttaaaagtagtattttttatcTAGTGATGCTGTtatgtagatatttttttttaattatacaatataaattataatttactaATCAATAAACTTTTCATAAAACTCTTTGAAGATAGTCGGCATAAACAAAACAGTTTATTTTGATTGTTAAGTGAAAGTATACTTAGAGACAATTTTGACTATTTAACACACTAAGCGCTAATAACATGTTACCACTTAAGTAGTACTAGCCTACTTGTACTGCCTAACTTTTTACAACTTCCTCTTTTGTAATTTGCAGTTAGGTCATTTAACCTGtcaaccacaaaaaaaaaacaaaacaaatatacatattttcttgcAATAATCTCTCAACTTTACACAAGCTTTGTTTTTCAATTACTACtgcattataaaaacaaaaattagtgcTTTTTTGTGCgaaatttgtgtttaaattttcaacacaaaactaatgaaatcattttaaataattgttagcAGGCAGCAACATCATGACATAATAATACTTTTGGGTATCATCTCTTTTGTTTAAGTCATTatcaaacattttgttattttattcaaatcaacATTCAGTATCTAACTATCAtcatatgtaaattaaaaaagggtgtTAAAAGAGATTAATTTTCGGCACTTTGTCATAGCAGGCAGACAGATACAGAGAAAGGGTCAGGGCAATGTAAAGTTGTTTAATTGTTGTGAGTTTTGTTAACCCTTAAACTTGAACCAAGACATTTCTGTGCGATCTCAGTTGATGCAGTTTAACAAAACAAAGTTTCATTGTTGAGTTGTCTTTAACATTTATATACTTTCCAAATGTGAGAAAGACACTTGTTTCGTGTGGAGTTTATCTTGGAATTCTTGACTTagttatttctttttgttttatcaaaatcaaattattttgaaagtcGAAAATGAAATAAAGCAATTGCAGCATtgcaaactaatttttaaaacttaaatccGTTTCTATATGACCAGTCAGACGAAGATGAACTCGCACAtagaaactaaagaaaaaacgtacataatttatttttgctttttaaatgTTCAAGAGCATTCTTCGGTCACTCAACTGAACACAAATACAAAGAAAAACGAGtacaattttgatttgaaatttcaaaaacaaaaaaaagaaaattacgaATACAAAGATAAAAGTATCTCACAGTTAGAGTTTAAAGTGGCAAGGagtatgcatacatacatagatacatgcacatacatatgtatatatgtatctatagCTGTATTGCAAAACACAGTCGGTCAGTCAGTTAGTTTAGTCAGTTTCTGCCATGAAgtatatttaattgaaaattaaataaaattttttatgtatggaCGCTTTCACGCATcttattgtttaattataaagaaatatgaaacttgtataaataaatgaaatacaaaattatgtGTATTCTACGacccaattaaaaaataaagaaacgtgCGATcttgatttaaatgaaattaaaaatttaataataaacaatagtaATTTTGACTATAGACTGTAAGTgcaattaaagaatttaaaagtgGCTAATAATGTTCGTATACCAATTCAAAAACAAACACTCATTTCAGCCACTCTAGGAAGCAACAAAACTAACATGAAAACTTACTTATTAAGAACCGCAGTCAGTTGAAGATATTTCTctctttggattttttttaataactttttttttaattattattattgtatgcATACATGAACCCACCCCAATCATATATCTGCAACATATTATCGTAGCTCTTCAGAGGATCATTAAAGTGTTAGCTCATGTTGTTATAAGTTACGTATGCATgtgaatacatatgtatgatatATTTGCCATTATTTTTAACAGTTactaaaatcaaagaaattaaattcgatttatgtatgtataatattgTTCATACATATTTTCCAAGTTCAGATGGCATAACTGCAATGGTAAAACATGTTTTTTGGTGTTTGGCCAACATGTTCTACACGATAGTTacgatgtatgtatgtatgtatgtacatagtaTGTAGGTACGATGTGTACGATAGATTTTCAAACCAGCAAGTAATAATGGTGCGAATTATTGGCTCAAATCCAACTGGTTTTTGTTGCATGTAATGTGTGATTAAAATACAATGGGCGTTTGATCGAACATATTCAGGGTGCCGCCTTGAATGAAACGAAATCaaacataatatgtatgtatgtatgtatgtatgtacaatgtacattcttcatatatatatgtatatttaaatactttCACAGCCATAATGATTTATTGAATAGACAATATTTCTGAACTTTCCAAAGGTTTAGTTGTCAGTAGACATTAgtatgtgtttttatattttatgcgaTATTTAAAATGCCTCCTACACTTGCCTTTTTTGTACAGACTCAATCAAAAGCTTCAACACTTTCGTCTGGTGTTCGAGCGGCCGCACAGACACTCAATGTGCCCATTGAAAGACTCGAGTCGCGGCAATCAAATCATCGTGAACAAATAACTAGCAGCCAACACAGTGCAATCATCACACAACAGCACAACATGCGTAATACCTCGTCGCCCATGATGAGTGGTTCATATGAAGAACAGCATCTACATCACCAAccgcagcaacaacaacagcagcagcagcaacaacaacaactgtcACACCATCATttacagcagcaacagcaacaacagtcGCACCATCACCAACGTGAACAACTGAGAGAACAACATTCCAGAAATATGCATCATGGCATTAGTGACACCATCGATCACCATACTCAAATAACGCAGGGAGCGCATCATTACAATGGACATGGGGAAGAGGACGAGCGTTTGGACGAGAGGGAACACTTTAATGAGCACCATCAATATGCAAAACAACAAAGCTTCCTACATTCGTCGCGTAAGAATTCCAATCAACATCACTctacaaatacacacacacgAGATCACAACTCATCAGTGCAGCAGGCTCAGCAGTCGCAGAATTTGGATGCAAATTATATGGCTGAGGAGCATAGTGGAGGCACGACATCACCGTCTGTTACCAGATACTCACTGCTGCAATTTGCTATGCAACACTTCAGAAACGAGTAAGTTTTTGCAAATAGCTGGTGGAATGCATTTGCATATTgattatcattttttttagtcaaattgCAGATCCTCGGTCTCATGGTCGTGACACTTCTGATCGTTCGTCTAATCGTTCATATGCAGAACTGGTTAAATGGCAGGGTGCACCCATGCGTATTCCCCTGTTACGTTTGCCCAACGATTTGGCTCCTTTGGCATTGGAATGCTTCGATTGTATATTGCGTTATTGCGGTGATATACCCATGGAAGCAGATCTAACCGAAGTTAAATGTGTCTACACGGTGCTAATGGTAGGTGGAAAATAATTAAACTACACATATTCACAATGAATTTCCTTTGAAAATTAATGTTTCTTTTTTCCTCAAGCATTGTCACAAATATTTGGCTTTACGTGACGAAGTTTATTGCCAGTTAATGAAGCAAACTACTGCCAATCGCTCTTCATGTCCCGATTCGACACAGAGAGGGTGGCGCCTGCTCAGTATTCTAGCGGCATACTTTGGATGTTCAGATGCTCTGCGACCATATTTGATAGAACATCTCACCTCGGCTGCTTCAGATCGTAGACGGTCTTGTCATGGCACAGCTGCTGTATGTTTAACCAATTTACGCAAGACTGCACGTTGTGGTGGTCGCAAAAATGTGCCCAGTGTTGAAGAAGTAACTGCTGTTTCTGCAGGACGTTCTGCTAGGCGCCAAATTTATCGTCTTCCGGGTGGAGCTGAGCGTGTTGTAAATACTAGATGTTCTACTGTGGTGGCGGACGTAATATCGGAACTTTGTGCCCTACTGGGTATTGAATCTGAAACCGAACAACAGGAATTCTCCTTATACTGCATAGTCCAGGGAGATGCGTTCACAATGCCTCTAGCTGCCGATGAGTATATTCTGGATGTTACCACTGAACTTTTGAAATCAGGCCAGCCCTTCTATTTAATATTCTGCCGGTCAGTATGGCATTTTGCCCTAAAGCGAGATCCTGCACCAACTCCCCTCTATGTAGAAGTATTATTCAATCAAGTAGCGCCTGACTATTTGGAGGGTTTGCTATTAGAGTTACCCAGTACAGGAGTACCACCGCCTGAAGTGGTCAGAGATATGGCGCGCATAGCTGCGTTGTTGCACAGGGCAGCCGATTTAAGTCATTTACCAGctatgaaagaaataaaattcctATTGCCTAAACCGGCTTTAGGCATTAGAGAAATAAGACCAGCCCAATGGGTGGGTCTAGTGCAATCTGCTTGGCCCCAAGTGGCAAATCTTAGTCCGGGTCAGGTGAAGGCTCAATTCTTGAATGTGTTGTCGGCATGGCCTTTATTCGGCAGTAGTTTCTTTGCTGTGAAACGTATATGGGCCGATGAAGGCCCTCATGTCGACGATAGTCCCATGTGGCGAGACTTGATATTGGCGTTAAATAGACGAGGTGTATTATTTTTGGATCCCAACACCCACGAAACTATGCAACATTGGCCATTTATGGAGGTCATATCAACACGAAAGGTAGGCGACAATCTCTAGTCGTTTCGACATAAAtccatttaattatttattttttgtttgtttctgctACCAGGTACGTTCTGAAGATGGCGCTTTGTTCCTGGATATGAAAGTAGGCAACCTAATGCAGCAGCGTGTAATACGTGTCCAAACTGAGCAAGCTCATGAAATATCTCGTTTAGTTCGTCAATATATAACAATGGCTCAAATAAGTCAACGCGACAAGAGagatgttaattaaaatgttatgtaggcttaattaattaaataaaaattgtatcccTTAATGTATACttattaatacgtttatatttgaattattaattgtatttaaacaatgaaatttatacaattcACTACAACTCCTTTGCTTTAACTATATTTCTTCTTTGTCcaaattgtaagaaattatatttttttaaatatcttaaaatgcCATATTAATCTTTTTAAATGgatgtttataaaatcaaaaatatcgtttcgtttattccaaaaatgtgtctttttttcaaaaaaaaaaaaatattctccatTTTGGTATTATAAGAGCAATCAAAAATGTTTCCCTGTTTTTCTATTtagataataaaatatattttatttgtgttttaaacaatatatatacatacatacatacatatatattattttttgtatatctttaagaataaataaaatattatatacatataataaatatatttatacatacatacatatacatatattgcacGCCTCCCTCAAATTATTTAATACCAGTTTCTCAGGTTACTCTTATCTAACATACCGCTAAAACCTTAAGTTATTTATAGTCATTTGAGTCTACTTATTTGTTAGATTGGACAATTTTCaagtacatattttaatatttacgcAAATAGGAACATACGTATGTGTGtgtattgaatttaaattttattcaaattccaGACTTTATATTTCTTtgcatttttctacaaaatataCGCTGAATCCGAAAATCGACACCATTTTTAGctctgaacaatttttttttaaattttatacaccATTGAATGCCTTACTAAACTCTATTTAAAATAACCCCTAAATTATGCATTACAAATTCATCTATTTTATGTGCAAATAAATGAGAGCCCATGTATGTAAgtgttttgaatttaattttacacaaattcaagattttatgttttttgcattttactCCTAAATTTACCGTCCGATTTGGCTGGAAACCCCTACTTACTGTAACTCCACACGCTGAATCCGAAAATCGACATCAAATTTTGATCAGacaaactttttttgcaaaaaatttttggtccagtcaccttaataaaaaaagccccctaaagtatgcattacaatttttattatattaagtgCAAATAAATGAGATCATGCGTATGTATaggtgttaaaaataaattttacataaattcaagattttatgttttttgcatttttctcctaAATTTACCGTCCGATTTGGCTGGAAACACCTACTTACCGTAACTCCACACGCTGAATCcgaaaatcgacaccaaaatttgatctgacaaacttttattgcaaaatatttttggtccaGTAACCTTAATTAGaaaagccccctaaagtattaatttttaagtacttaaaataataaaaattgtaatgcaTACTTTAAGGGGCTTATTTTTATTAAGGTGACtggaccaaaaattttttgcaaaaaaagtttgtcagatcaaattttggtgtcgattttcgGATTCAGCGTGTGGAGTTACGGTAAGTAGGGGTTTCCAGCCAAATCGGACGGTAAATTtaggagaaaaatgcaaaaaacacaaaatcttgaatttgtgtaaaatttatttttaacacctATACACACGCATGCTCTCATTTATTTGtccttaaaataataaaaattgtaatgcatactttaggggtctCTTTTATTAAGGTGACTGgaccaaaaatttttggaaaaaaaagtttgtca belongs to Calliphora vicina chromosome 4, idCalVici1.1, whole genome shotgun sequence and includes:
- the LOC135956657 gene encoding dentin sialophosphoprotein-like codes for the protein MSESLRGSKSSSSRNNSSSSGNSSHGRNHDSIPHKFSSIVNKVESLINKMNYDKHNHTSRNDADKYTSSHKESKRKAKIKQQDYRHNNRYEHSAALNGSQRTTSIDSLNNLTDVDVDSFDDHDTNDTTTTNTTTTINTSTTNNTNDIYSDSDDAEIAHITGTTSVQVHRRIELDQLTDETIREFNEQCSSLSHDMEFYNSWQNEEELEQATTLKQSQDDIYDDSIQHEFNSCPPNTTIDQQINTKDANNNECSPSEADTQDWLDKLNDEVNDEEQVDNHQECKTETNIPLTHIQQIVNNIAQQQICHLKDLHIKQNLNEIEIDNATIDDCSISLSNSLTNQTAAATNGNVAKTRRSSVASSGSVGRMETILEEPTDCKISVKEILQRFETMNKNEVHSISTISNYHHM